The window GCTGGGCATGAGCGGTACGCGCTTAGTCATTACCGCCATGAAGGAATTGAAGCGCCGTAAAGGAAAATATGCGCTGTGCACCATGTGCGTAGGCGTAGGACAGGGTGTCGCACTGATTATAGAAAATGCAGATTAAGGAAACAATCCGCAGTATAAATGAGCCAGCAGTCAGGATGGCTGCTTCAGGAGGAAGAATATGAATAAAAATGCTATGGAAAAAATTGAGACGGTTTCAACCGATGAGCTCCGCAGTGTGCAGCTGGAACGCATGAAGAGAACGCTGCAGCATGCTTATCAGAACAGCCCGGTGTATAAAAAGAAGTTTGACGAAGCAGGCGTGCACCCTGATGATTTCAAATCTTTAGAGGACTTGGCGAAGTTTCCATTCACCACCAAGCAGGACCTGCGCGATAATTACCCATTCGGCATGTTTGCTGTGCCGCAAGAGCAGATTGTACGGGTGCATGCATCTTCAGGCACGACGGGCCAGCCGACGGTTGTGGGCTATACGCAAAATGACATTAATGTCTGGTCAGATGTGGTGGCGCGCTCACTGCGCGCCGCCGGCTTAAGCAATAAAGATACTATTCAAGTATCTTATGGCTATGGCTTATTTACCGGCGGTTTAGGCGCGCATTATGGCGTGGAGCGCTTAGGCGCAACCGTAATTCCAATGTCGGGAGGCCAAACTGAACGTCAAGCGCAGCTGATTCATGACTTTAAGCCAACGGCAATTATGGTTACGCCATCGTACTGCTTAAACATTATTGAAGCTTTGGAGAAAAAATTCGGCACAGCGAAAAACTGTTCGATTAAAACCGGCGTATTCGGTGCAGAGCCGTGGACCAATGAAATGCGCAAGGAAATTGAAGAGCGTTTAGGCATTGATGCGCTGGATATTTATGGCTTATCTGAAGTGATGGGGCCGGGCGTGGCCATGGAATGCCTTGAAAGCAAAGACGGCCCAACCATTTGGGAAGATCATTTCTATCCTGAAATCATTCATCCGGAAACCGGTGAAGTGCTGGCGGACGGTGAGCTGGGCGAGCTGGTCTTTACTACGATTACCAAAGAAGGCATGCCGGTCATCCGCTACCGTACCCGCGATTTAACCCGCCTGCTGCCGGGAACTGCGCGCACCATGCGCCGCATGGATAAAATTGTCGGGCGCAGCGACGATATGATGATCATCCGCGGCGTAAATGTGTTCCCGTCGCAAATTGAAGAGCAGATTCTGCATATTCCGCAGCTGCTGCCGAATTATCAGATCCAGATTTGCAAACAAGGCCATTTAGATACATTGCATATTCAGGCCGAAATGCGTAAAGATATCAGTCAGGCTTTGGCTGCTCAGCTGGCGGCGCAGCTGAAAAGCCAAATTAAAACCATGGTGGGCCTTTCTGTCTGTGTGGAAATTCTGCCGGAAGGCAGCCTGCCGCGTTCAGAAGGCAAGGCGCAGCGGGTATTTGATATCCGCAAATCGGCATAAGCATGAACGGATAATGATTCAATTGAATGATCATCCGCGTATTACAAGGTAACTGTGAAGCGAAATGAATCCAAAATTAAAACAAGTTATTGATGAGTTCATTAATAATGAAGCGTTAAGCGGCACATCGCTGATTATGACCGTATTTGGTGACTGCATTTTTCACCGCGGCGGCATCATCAGTCTGGCCAGCCTGATTCAGCTGATGGATGTGTTTGGCTTTAATGAGCGCTCAGTCCGTACCGCGGTATTCCGCCTGGTGCAAAATGGCTGGCTGGTGTCAGAGAAAATTGGCCGTACCAGCTATTACCGTGTTACTGAAAGCAGCCGCCAGCGCTTCATTATGGCGGATCAGAAAATTTACAGCTTCAACCATCAGGAATGGGATCAGAAGTGGGACTTGGTGCTGCTGAGTTCAGTGGAGCTGGAAAATAAAGCGGTTTTGAAAAAAGAGCTGGAATGGCTGGGTTTTGCCAATATTGCCGCCAATGTCATGGCGTATCCGGGCTGCGACCACCTGAAACTGCAGAATTTATTGCTGAATTTAAAAATGACCGATCAAGTGGTGATTTTCAAAGCTGAAGCGCTGCAGCTGTGGCAGGAGTCCTATCCGACTGTCAAGCGCATGGTGGAAAGCAATTGGCCTGTGGCTGAACTGCACCAGCGCTATGAAAAATTCATCAGCGATTTCAGGGAATTTTTCAATTCAGTGGAAAATGAAGCCGAGCTGGATCCGGTGCAGGCGTTTCAAATCCGCATTTTGCTGATTCATCAGTACCGCCGTATTTTGCTGAAAGATCCGAATTTGCCATTTGAGCTGCTGCCGTCCAATTGGCTGTCACTGAATGCCAGAAATTTAAGCAGCAACCTCTATCAAACTGTAGTGGCCGCCGGTGAAGAGTTCTTTATGGAAACAGCAAGAACGTCTGAAGGCTCTATGCCGCCGGCGCATCCGCAATTCTACAAGCGCTTTGGCGGACTCAAGCAGGAAGAAGCCAGCTATTAAATGCCTTTAAGGCCGATATTGAAAGTTTAAAGGAATAAACGATGCCGTGTTATGCTATTGATGGGGTGATTCCTGTCGTCAGCCCCAAAGCTTATGTTCATCCGACAGCTGTACTGATTGGCGATGTGATTATTGAGGATGGGGCCTATATCGGCCCTTTCGCGGCGCTGCGTGCGGATTTCGGCGGCATTCATATTCATAAAAATGCCAATGTGCAGGACTCCTGCATCATTCATGGCTTTCCTAACTATGTCACCGTAGTTGAAGAGTTTGGCCATATTGGCCATGGCGCCATTCTGCATGGCTGCCGCATCCGCAAAAACGTGCTGATTGGCATGAACAGCGTGATCTTGGATGAATCGGATATTGGCGAAAATACAATTATCGGCGCCAACAGCACCGTCAAAGCCAAAGCGCAGATTCCAGCAAACTCCTTAGCGCTGGGCAGTCCGGCACGCGTTATTCGCGCTTTAGACGATAAAGAAATAGCATGGAAGCGTCAGGGGACTGGGCAGTATATTCAGCTGACTGAACGCTGCTTGGCAACGATGCGCGAGGTCGAGCCTCTGCTTTATGCCTGCGCTGAGCGTAAGACGCATCAAGACTTTATGGCGGAGTATGGCATTAAGCAAAACAGCTAAGCGCTGGCAGGAGCCTGCAGCCATGTGAAATCAATCTGGCCATTGCTGCGGGCCGTATAAAAAGCTTTTGCAGCAATACTGCAGGCGAAAGCCAGAGAATAGAAAGAGCTGAAGCCTGTGCCGGATAAAACTGCAGCACAGCCGAATTTAAAGCGGGAGCTGATGGAGAAGCGCGGCTTCTTTGCGCAGCCGGCTACCGTTTAGGAAAACAGCCAAGGCGAGCTTAAGGCAGAACAAGAAGTGATCTGCTGATGCAAGAAAATTCAAAGCTCCAAATACATATTATCTGCGTCTTGAATCCATTCCTGAAAGCGCGCCAGAGTCCAGTCAAAATCCTGCGCATTGCGGGTGGCGCATTCCCACCAGATGCAGACCTTCCAGTGCTGCTTCAGCAGCCTCAGGGTATGCGCGGTATCGCGCTCTACATTTTTTAAAATTTTGGGCTGCCAGTAATCCAGATTGCTTTTCGGCCAGTGGAAATACTTGCAGTCATGCTGATGCCAAAAGCAGCCATGCACAAAAATAACCGTATTGTATTTTTTCAGCACAATATCCGGCTTGCCGGGCAGGTCTTTATTATGCAGGCGGTAGCGGAAGCCCAGGCGATGCAGCGCCTTGCGGATCTGCAGTTCAGGCTTGGTATTCTTGGAGTGGATGGCCGCCATATTTTCAGAGCGTGTCAGCACTTTTCTGTTTTTCGGCTGTACTTTGGCGGTCATCACGGTTACTCCCTTGAGGGCAGCGCGCTGGAGATTTGGAAATTCAGCCGGCGAATGCGCAGCCATATTAAAGAGTTTAGCCCGCAAACCCTGTCAATGCGAATATTCAATAGGCAAAAAACCGCGGCGCCGGCTGCTTGGCCGGCGCCATTTGGCAAGAAGAATGCGGGATGCAAGGCCGAAGTGAGCCAGTTCAGGCCCTGCACGGCTTATCCGCGTTTAGCATGCAGGCGGCTAACAGTGCGGAAACACGCCTTGCGCAGTTTGAGAAGACTTTAGATTTCACGCCATAGCGTGTTTTTGTCTTTCAGGGAGATCAGGAAGTTAAAGTTTTCATCATCGCGGACCAATAAGCCGCCGGGCGCGTGCATAAGCACTTTAAGCAGGGTGCCGGTTTCAAAAATCAGCGGGCTGCAGTTTTCTTTTTTCAATGTGATGGGCTTAAGCAGCTCAATAACATGGTTTTCCATTTTTATTCTCCCCCTTAAAATTGTTTTGATTGTTTTATGATCATAGCATAATTTGTTATTTTTTAAATATTTTATGTAAATTGTGTCAAACAAAATAAGAAAAATGCGCAGCAATTAATGCTTAATTACAGTGAAAAATTGCGCGAGATTTAATTTTAATTTCTGATTTTGCACAGCTTTATGCTGCTATGCAGGGCAGCTGCTCTCCATCTTCAAGGCTGATGAATTTATTTAAAATGAATTGCTGTGGCGCTGCATGCTGAACCGCGCATTTCCCTTGTGCGCAGCCGGCCGGCGCCAAGCATGGGCAAATTTGCCCTGCAGAGTCATCCTTTATTTTGCATTGGAGCGGCATGGCGCTGCCGAAACAGCTAAGATGGAAGGCGCGATGCAGAAAAACTGAACAAAATATCTGAAAAAATTGCAAATTTTAAAAGAAAAATTAAGGTTCCGGTTTTATGATCGGCATATATTCCCCAAAGGCAAACATAAAGGACGCCTCAGCCGCATGTTTAAATCTTTCTTTCCAAATCCAAAATGGTTCTTTGGATCGCTGCTACTCTGGTTCGCTGTTAATATTGCGCTTTGGTACAGCGGCGGCAGCGGCTGGGGAACGTTTCTGGGCTTCCCGCAAGGCTATGACGCTGTGGAACTGCCGATAGGCGTCAGCCGTTTCTGGTCGCCGGCATTTTTATGGTTTTATCTGTGGTTCGGCATCTCGGCTGCAGCTTTCGCTCTGTGCTGGCGGGCGAAATCCAATAATCCCTGGCAGGGCTGGTCGGTCTGGGGCTCTGCATTCATTTTATTCAACATCTGGTTTGGCGTGCAGGTCAGCGTGGTGGTAAATGCATGGTACAACCCGTTTTATGACCTGATTCAAAAGATGCTCAGCACGGGCGGCGGCGATGTCGGCCAGCTGTATGCAGGCATCATGACCTTTCTGTACATTGCGATGGTGTATGTGACGGCAGCGGTTTTCAATCTGTTTTTTGTCAGCCATTATGTCTTCCGCTGGCGCACGGCAATGAATGACTATTACACCCGGAACTGGGGTCAGCTGCGCCAGATTGAGGGCGCGTCGCAGCGTATTCAGGAAGACACCATGCGTTTCGCGCGCACGATGGAAGGGCTGGGCGTCAGCCTGGTGGAAGCGATGATGACGCTGCTGGCGTTTTTGCCAGTGCTGTTTTCGCTGTCTTCGCATGTCCAGCAGCTGCCGATTGTCGGCGCAATCCCGCATGCTTTGGTCTGGGCCGCGATTTCCTGGGCGGTGCTGGGAACTGCAGTGCTGATGCTGGTAGGCTATAAGCTCCCTGGTTTGGAATTCAATAACCAGATGGTTGAAGCCGCTTACCGCAAAGAGCTGGTATATGGCGAAGATAATCCTGAGCGCGCAGATCCGCTGACCTTGCAGGAGCTGTTCGGCAAGGTGCGCTTCAACTATTTCCGCCTGTATTTCCACTATGCCTATTTCAATCTGGTGCGCATCTGGTATATGCAGCTGGACAATATTTACGGCTTATTTGTGCTGTTCCCGAGCATTGCCGCCGGAGCGATTACGCTGGGCCTGATGATGCAGATCATCAATGTTTTTGGCAAAGTGCGTGAATCTTTCCAGTATTTGATTGCTTCCTGGCCAACCATTATTGAGCTGCTGTCTATTTATAAGCGCTTAAAAGCCTTTGAATCGGCTTTGGATAAATAGGCCACTCAGCCCGCAGGATGCGGGCTTTTTTGAGGCTGCAGATATGAACCGCGCAGCTTGCTACCCGGCCGCAGTGCTGAAAAGCCTGTGACGCCATTTGTGCAATAGCCGCCCGTAGCTGTTCTACGCTAAAAGTCGAATTGATTTTTCATGCAGGCGGAAAGGCTGAATGGTTCAGGTTATTGCGGAATATGCCTATGAGTTTGGCAGTTTTACTTTGAAATCACAGACTGGTTCAATTAAAAATCTTATTAAAAACAATGTGTTAAATTTGATGTTTCTGTGAGTTTCGGCTATGTTGATTGACTTGGCAGCAGCGGAAATATGCGTGTGAACTTCAAAAAATTATTGATGATCGGTAGCTTTGGCGCGGCCCTGCATGGCTGCAGCAGCATGGGGAATTTCAGCGCAGACCCGATGGCGGGCTATGCTTCCGCGCAGGAGCTTATTCTTAAAAAAAATCTCAATCAGCCGGACGGCGCGGCCAAAGAATATGTCTATGCATGGGGCGCGCGGCATCAGGGCGCTGACCCAGAATCCCTGTTGCCGCGCAAATATCTGAGCCAGTATTGCCATGCCAAAGGCGGCAGTTTTTCCCTGCTGCATAAAAGTTCACTCGGCTTGGTCAAGGACGGCAGGGCTAGAAATGCGCTGGCGTCCAGCAGCAATGTCTCGCAGGGCATAGGCGCATACCAGTGCAAGCAGCGCAATGGCCAGCGCTGGATTGTGTCCATTGAGCCGATTGCTGAAATGCGGTCTGCGCAATATGCGGACGCGCGCGCCGTGCGTCTGCAGGCGCAAATTATGGATGCTGACGAAGCCCAGCGCTTTTACCGGAACAGCAGTCCGGCAGCCGTTGCCCCGAAAAAGGCGAATGCGGCGGCAGCCAAAAGCCCTGCAGCCAAGCCGGCCGCGCTGAAAGGCGCAGAAGATAAAAAAGAGCTTCCGGCAGCGGCTGAAACAGCCAAGCCGCCAGTGCAGCTGGCCGATACACCGCAGCAGCAGCAGATGAAATACTATGTGGCGGCCCGCCGTGATATCAACAGCGGCAGGAATCAGGTGGAAGCCTGCAACAATGCGCAGCGCGCCTACAATTACGGGCGCTTGCCGGGGTCAGCGGCTTCCAATGTGTATGCCGAATCCGGCATGCTGGCGGCGCGCTGCTTAACCGGCATTCCCAGCTACAGCAGCCGCTTTTCCAATCCTAAAGCGCAAGCGCAGCGGATTCTGCAAAACTTGGCCGGCAATCATAATCATGCCGGGGCGAAGCATATGCTGAAGCAGATGAAATAGGCAGTTATTCCTTTTAGACTGGGGCTGGCCGGCTGAAGGCTATTGCCTGAACCATATTAAGCTTCCTTGCCGGCCGTGAAGCTTCGAATGGTGATATTTGCAGCGGCGTTACAGGCTGATGCTTGCGCCCAAGGCTTTGACAAACTGCGCCAGCCAAGCCGGATGCGCAGGCCATGCCGGCGCGGTGATCAGATGGCCATCGGTGACTGCTTCAGTCACAGCAATGTCGGCATAAGTCCCGCCGGCCAGTTTCACTTCGGCAGCGCAGGCTGGGTAAGCCGAGCAGAGGCGGCCTTTCAGCACGTCCGCCGCCGCTAAAAGCTGCGCGCCGTGGCAGACCGAAGCAATTGGCTTCTGGGCTGCGTCAAACTCCCGGACAATTTCAATGACACGCGCATTCATGCGCAGGTATTCCGGCGCCCGCCCGCCCGGAATCACCAGCCCGATATAATCAGCGGTATTTACCGCGCTGAAGTCATGGTTAATGGCGAAGTTATGCCCGCGCTTTTCGCTGTAGGTCTGCTCGCCTTCAAAGTCGTGAATGGCGGTGGCAATGCTGTCGCCGGCTTTTTTATCCGGACAGACGGCATGCACGGCATAGCCAAGGCCAGTCAGGAACTGAAAGGGCACCATGGTTTCGTAGTCTTCGGCATAGTCGCCCACCAGCATCAGGATTTGTTTAGGCATGTTTTTTCTCTCTGTTTAGATTTGATTTATATGAATTTTATTTCACCATAGCACATCAGCATGGCAGTTTTAAGAATTTTGGCGGTCTTTTAGTCGGATAGGCCTAAAACAGCCTATGAATAGATTTACTTTATGGCGGCATCTAAAGCGAGCGTGCTTTTTGATGCGGGAGCGTATTGCGCATGCGGGCAGCGATGTGTAAAGGTTGAGCTGCAGCCGGCATTGGAGCATCAGGCTGGATAGACGCAGCGGCAAATGGCTGTTTAATCAGGTAACTATGCTTGAGGAAAAATAGAATGATTAAAAAGAAAATCGGCTTGCGTTCAGCTGTTTTAGCAGCCTATGCTTGCTTTACGCCTGCAGTTTTTGCCGCGCCTTTGCAGATTTTGGCGTTTGAAAAAGCGCAGCTGGGCCAAAGCGAGCAGCATCAGCTTTGTGAACAGCTCAAAGCGCTGTGTCAGCAGCCTGAGAAATGGCGCAGCTTAAAAACAGCGGATCAGAGCTTATGGCTGCTGGCTGGCGGTGATATTGCCCAGTTTAATGCATCTGCAGCGGGCTTTAAATTATCGCAGCAGTGGCATCTGGACATTTCTGATCAAGCGCAGGGCGCATCGAATGGGCAGTTTATTTTTCCCAAGCTGTTTCCAATGGCGCAGAACCGCTATGCCGTTGCTGTGATTGACAGTTTTTCTGAAATGTATTCGGGCGGCGGGGCGGGCATCGAGCGCGCCAGCTTTTATGAGCTGAAGGATGCTGGAACTGCGCATCAGTTTATTCAGAATTACCCTTTCAGCTTGAACCGGATGATCCGGGCCTGCTTTTCCGAACAGGATTATGCAAGCGCAAAGGGCAATTGCCATGATGAAGACCGCTTGAGTCTGGATATCCGGCCCGTCAAGCCGATGCTGTGGCAATTCCGCTACCGCTATAATTTGAGCGTATCGCCAGCATCAGATTCGGGCGGAAAATCTTATCAGGGCAGCAGGAACCTCAATATTGATTTAAACCGAGCGCCTGCACAGCCGGATATTCCTGCGGCATGGAATTATGCGGGAATGGAATAAGCAGCAGAGCAGAGGATTCAAGCGCAGCGCATTTGGCTGAAGCCTTAACCGTTTTGATTGGCGCAATTTACAGAGTCATTATAGGTAATAGCATGGGTGGTGTGATACAAAGAAGCAGATTGCAATTTGGAACTCTATTTATGCCACGCCATGTTTATGCTTCTGCCCGCCGTAAATTTTCTTCTTTGAGCCGTTCTGTGTTTGTGGCAGCCGCGTTGCTGGGTGCAGCGCAAATTGCGTCGGCTGGGCCGACCGTAGACCAGCTGAGTGATTGCTTAGTCAAGTCCACGACTGCCACGGATAAAACAGCGGTGCTGCAATGGACTTTTGCTGCGCTATCGACGCATCCGGACTTAAAGCGTTTTAGTCAGGTGACGGATGCTCAGAAAACAGAACTGGATAAAAATTTGGCCACTGTGCTGCAGCGCATCCTTGTGGAGCAGTGTTCCGCGCAGACTAAAGCGGTGATTCAGGCGGAGGGCCTGCAGGCTGTGGGCAACAGTTTTCAGGAGCTGGGCAGCATTACGGGGGAAGAAATTATTAAGAACCCGGAAGTGAAGCAGCAGCTGAATGGTGTGCTGCGTTATGTGGATTTGAATAAATTGGTGATGACTTTTTTGACGCCTGAGATTTGGAATAAGTTGGGAGTGATGAGGTAGTGTGAATTTTCTCACTTGCGCTTTGTTTTAAAGCACTGCTTTAAAATTTGCTCAGGAGGAGGATATCGCGTATCCAAATAATCACATGACAAAGTTTCCCTTTTTAAAAGGTGAAAAGCGAAGCTTTGCAAGGAGAGGGGGTTTAAATGAGTTTAATGATGGCAGTTGGATTTCCTTTTTCGATTTCAAATATGTTGGGGCATTATGAAATACAGAATCTTACTGGAATGATGAGAGCGGAATTTCAAGTAGATAGTACCCTTATTTTTGTAGATTTTCCTAAAGATGAAGAGCATTTATTAGAAGTCTATCTATCAAAAGTAAATAAGCGTTTTCAGCAAGATTATGCTGATAAAAATTTGATACTTGAGCAAGCAGAGAAAATATTTAGAAGAACTTATCCTGAAATTGATGAAGTGATTGAGCTATATGAAGGCTATAACAATGTAAGCTTTAACAATCAAATATTTGCTTTGCTGAATATTCATTATCAGGTTGACACTATAGAACAGTTTGCTGATTTTCATTGTGTGACAACTGCCCAGGATTTCACGGAAGCTTCATTTCGTGATGAATGTTTAGAAGTCGTTATTGATGGTGGATATGATTTGGTGCTGAAAATTCCAGAACATCTTTATTTAAGTTTTAGGAAAGAAGAGGGGAAGATTTTTGAATTATAAATCATTTATTAAAATAAAATTCCTCTCCTTCTTACGTGTAATAACGCTCGTCCTTTAAAAGGGATAGGTAACAGCGTGTATTAAATTAATCACATGACAAAGCCTGCCTTTTCTAAAGGTGAGAAGTGAAGCTTCGAAAGGAGAGGGATTCTAAAAGTCACGCATAAAGAAGGACTTTTAGAGTTGAATGCGTCCTAAGTCTTCGAGCTTGGTGATAGACGATACTTTTTTGATGGTCATGTTTTTCTACGTTATGTGTTTGGATTACTTTATTTTTCATGTAGAATTATTTGAATTTATGTATAAGTAACCATTATATATGTTGTTTTTTTGGGTTTACTTATAATTTGGTGGTTTGAAGCTGAAAATAATTATTTTTATGATATTTTGGTTGGAATAAAAAAAGTTTGTCCTTGGATTGATGTACAGACAAAATTTAAGTTAAGAGTTTGTAAAGTATTTTGGTTATCTTTAGTTATTAGCGTCATAATAATTGTGTGGAATGCGTTGTACTCACCCTATTTAGCGAATTATTTTTCAGTAAATAATGGAGAAGTACAGTTAAGAGAAGACATCCAAGAATCAGATTCTCCTGTAGATATTAATCAAAATGGCTCTGAAGCATTAAAAATAGAAATTGTTAATCAAGATAGTCAAATAGGTGACTGGGGGACATTTGGTGATTTTATTGGTGGAACTTTAAACCCAATAATTGGATTTATTAGTATCTTACTTTTGTTTGCAACATGGAGACTTACACGAAAAACTTTAAACTTTACTAAAGAAGAGTTAAATAATAGTAATCAACTTTTACGCATACAACAATTTGATGCCATTTTTTGGGGGTTATTGGAGCACCTAAAAAAAATTGAAGATTCACTATATGAAAAAAATAGTGATCATATTTTGATTATAGATGAGGTATATTCCAAAATATTTTGTTATTCATTAGATGAAAGTTTGTATAAAAAAAGACAGAAAATATTGAGTAATGCTCAAATTTCTCAATATTTTATTCTTCTATATCAAATTTTTAAAAATATT is drawn from Acinetobacter sp. WCHAc010034 and contains these coding sequences:
- the paaK gene encoding phenylacetate--CoA ligase PaaK; this encodes MNKNAMEKIETVSTDELRSVQLERMKRTLQHAYQNSPVYKKKFDEAGVHPDDFKSLEDLAKFPFTTKQDLRDNYPFGMFAVPQEQIVRVHASSGTTGQPTVVGYTQNDINVWSDVVARSLRAAGLSNKDTIQVSYGYGLFTGGLGAHYGVERLGATVIPMSGGQTERQAQLIHDFKPTAIMVTPSYCLNIIEALEKKFGTAKNCSIKTGVFGAEPWTNEMRKEIEERLGIDALDIYGLSEVMGPGVAMECLESKDGPTIWEDHFYPEIIHPETGEVLADGELGELVFTTITKEGMPVIRYRTRDLTRLLPGTARTMRRMDKIVGRSDDMMIIRGVNVFPSQIEEQILHIPQLLPNYQIQICKQGHLDTLHIQAEMRKDISQALAAQLAAQLKSQIKTMVGLSVCVEILPEGSLPRSEGKAQRVFDIRKSA
- the paaX gene encoding phenylacetic acid degradation operon negative regulatory protein PaaX, with the protein product MNPKLKQVIDEFINNEALSGTSLIMTVFGDCIFHRGGIISLASLIQLMDVFGFNERSVRTAVFRLVQNGWLVSEKIGRTSYYRVTESSRQRFIMADQKIYSFNHQEWDQKWDLVLLSSVELENKAVLKKELEWLGFANIAANVMAYPGCDHLKLQNLLLNLKMTDQVVIFKAEALQLWQESYPTVKRMVESNWPVAELHQRYEKFISDFREFFNSVENEAELDPVQAFQIRILLIHQYRRILLKDPNLPFELLPSNWLSLNARNLSSNLYQTVVAAGEEFFMETARTSEGSMPPAHPQFYKRFGGLKQEEASY
- a CDS encoding transferase hexapeptide repeat family protein; translation: MPCYAIDGVIPVVSPKAYVHPTAVLIGDVIIEDGAYIGPFAALRADFGGIHIHKNANVQDSCIIHGFPNYVTVVEEFGHIGHGAILHGCRIRKNVLIGMNSVILDESDIGENTIIGANSTVKAKAQIPANSLALGSPARVIRALDDKEIAWKRQGTGQYIQLTERCLATMREVEPLLYACAERKTHQDFMAEYGIKQNS
- a CDS encoding very short patch repair endonuclease; this encodes MTAKVQPKNRKVLTRSENMAAIHSKNTKPELQIRKALHRLGFRYRLHNKDLPGKPDIVLKKYNTVIFVHGCFWHQHDCKYFHWPKSNLDYWQPKILKNVERDTAHTLRLLKQHWKVCIWWECATRNAQDFDWTLARFQEWIQDADNMYLEL
- the sbmA gene encoding peptide antibiotic transporter SbmA, whose product is MFKSFFPNPKWFFGSLLLWFAVNIALWYSGGSGWGTFLGFPQGYDAVELPIGVSRFWSPAFLWFYLWFGISAAAFALCWRAKSNNPWQGWSVWGSAFILFNIWFGVQVSVVVNAWYNPFYDLIQKMLSTGGGDVGQLYAGIMTFLYIAMVYVTAAVFNLFFVSHYVFRWRTAMNDYYTRNWGQLRQIEGASQRIQEDTMRFARTMEGLGVSLVEAMMTLLAFLPVLFSLSSHVQQLPIVGAIPHALVWAAISWAVLGTAVLMLVGYKLPGLEFNNQMVEAAYRKELVYGEDNPERADPLTLQELFGKVRFNYFRLYFHYAYFNLVRIWYMQLDNIYGLFVLFPSIAAGAITLGLMMQIINVFGKVRESFQYLIASWPTIIELLSIYKRLKAFESALDK
- a CDS encoding DJ-1/PfpI family protein, whose translation is MPKQILMLVGDYAEDYETMVPFQFLTGLGYAVHAVCPDKKAGDSIATAIHDFEGEQTYSEKRGHNFAINHDFSAVNTADYIGLVIPGGRAPEYLRMNARVIEIVREFDAAQKPIASVCHGAQLLAAADVLKGRLCSAYPACAAEVKLAGGTYADIAVTEAVTDGHLITAPAWPAHPAWLAQFVKALGASISL
- a CDS encoding putative phage abortive infection protein produces the protein MGLLIIWWFEAENNYFYDILVGIKKVCPWIDVQTKFKLRVCKVFWLSLVISVIIIVWNALYSPYLANYFSVNNGEVQLREDIQESDSPVDINQNGSEALKIEIVNQDSQIGDWGTFGDFIGGTLNPIIGFISILLLFATWRLTRKTLNFTKEELNNSNQLLRIQQFDAIFWGLLEHLKKIEDSLYEKNSDHILIIDEVYSKIFCYSLDESLYKKRQKILSNAQISQYFILLYQIFKNIDEKISKDDFKLKKSYSNILRANVSTKILQILVINCYENFPEYKTYLEKFGFLEHMPFSFVTNERLINLKLLECLSFYDKQAFDKSIYFKDYLNDEALKLFFEGKPKKINEYLNLLLGGVPKTNEIELKIDLDHEQIRKFDLIIEIGQDNGVTIYPKNKQNIYGTMMEDIILRSDPQKVSLNITKRGFELKIYNLWVVINSLKSMPIRIEKNPL